In one window of bacterium (Candidatus Blackallbacteria) CG13_big_fil_rev_8_21_14_2_50_49_14 DNA:
- a CDS encoding chemotaxis protein CheW yields the protein MDEFDLYEDDDINIDDTYLTFSIDLEEYAICVSYVTEIVRMQKIIEMPDVPAYIKGVINLRGKIVPVMDIRKRFNLPSLEYSDRTVIIVLEIEGVLTGIAVDRVNDVTELPAQAIEPPPHFARESETHSLIKGMGKSGEHVYILLDIEPMLQNGKIQSKSADLISY from the coding sequence ATGGATGAATTTGACCTGTATGAAGATGATGATATTAATATCGATGATACGTATTTAACCTTCTCGATTGATCTTGAAGAATATGCGATCTGTGTCAGTTATGTCACCGAGATTGTAAGGATGCAGAAAATCATTGAAATGCCAGATGTTCCTGCTTATATCAAAGGGGTGATCAATTTGCGTGGGAAAATTGTGCCTGTCATGGATATCCGCAAACGTTTTAATCTTCCCAGTTTGGAGTATTCAGATCGGACCGTGATCATTGTGCTTGAAATTGAAGGTGTTTTAACGGGGATTGCGGTGGATCGGGTCAATGATGTGACTGAACTTCCTGCTCAGGCGATTGAACCTCCTCCCCATTTTGCGAGAGAGAGTGAAACACATTCTTTGATCAAAGGAATGGGAAAAAGTGGAGAACATGTCTATATCCTTTTGGATATTGAACCCATGCTCCAAAATGGCAAAATTCAGTCAAAGAGCGCCGATCTTATTTCGTATTGA